One part of the uncultured Celeribacter sp. genome encodes these proteins:
- a CDS encoding glycosyltransferase family 25 protein encodes MIDTFTIFVLTLVGDDDRRAPLVKQLQDIGLPYELVFGIDGRDGLPTEAETLIDRERTIYHMGRPMTDGEFACALSHRSIYKRILDEGLPGAIVLEDDAILKDGFAAFVLEKDYLKAPMILIDCAYPRVMRFRSRKVASGTLHRCANQPTMATAYCVSASAAEKLLVSTTPVQTPADWPASLYHLGAWIMTPRLATHEPPNPKRMSHLDAERSKLQSETAFDRPRIAGTSGLTAQLHRRLSRRVGRDRGAR; translated from the coding sequence TTGATCGATACATTTACCATATTCGTTCTGACCCTCGTCGGAGATGACGACAGGCGCGCGCCGCTCGTCAAACAGTTGCAGGATATAGGCTTGCCCTATGAGCTCGTCTTCGGGATCGACGGGCGCGACGGACTGCCCACAGAGGCCGAAACGCTCATCGACCGTGAGCGCACGATCTATCACATGGGGCGCCCGATGACCGATGGGGAATTCGCCTGCGCTCTATCCCATCGCAGCATCTACAAACGTATTCTTGACGAAGGGTTGCCCGGCGCCATTGTGCTGGAAGACGATGCCATTCTGAAAGACGGCTTCGCGGCCTTCGTCCTGGAAAAGGACTACCTTAAGGCCCCCATGATCCTGATCGATTGCGCCTATCCGCGCGTGATGCGCTTTCGGTCGCGCAAAGTGGCCTCAGGGACATTGCACAGATGCGCCAACCAGCCGACAATGGCCACCGCTTATTGCGTTTCCGCCTCCGCGGCGGAAAAGCTGCTGGTGTCAACGACACCCGTGCAGACCCCAGCGGATTGGCCCGCCAGCCTCTATCATCTGGGCGCCTGGATTATGACACCGCGCCTGGCCACACATGAGCCGCCCAATCCGAAACGAATGTCACATCTCGACGCAGAACGCAGCAAGCTGCAAAGTGAAACCGCGTTTGATCGGCCCCGGATCGCAGGGACATCGGGCCTAACCGCACAGCTCCACCGCCGTCTCTCCAGACGCGTCGGGCGCGATAGGGGCGCAAGATGA
- the pnp gene encoding polyribonucleotide nucleotidyltransferase: MFKEVKKSIQWGEETLTLETGKVARQADGTVIATLGETSVMANVTFAKQQKEGQDFFPLTVHYQEKYYAAGKIPGGFFKREARPTEKETLTARLIDRPIRPLFVPGFKNEVLVMCTVLSHDLVNDPDVVAMIAASAALTISGAPFMGPIAGCRVGFEDGEYILNPEVDDMQDLRNNPDQRLDLVVAGTKDAVMMVESEAYELTEDEMLGAVTFAHEQIQPVIDLIIDLAEESAKEPFEFTPPDYSALYEVVKAAGEDKMRSAYAITDKQERVAAVAAAKEEIKAGLTEEQLEDANLGSALKKLESAVLRGTVVKEGKRIDGRALDEVRPIVAETGLLPRTHGSALFTRGETQGLVVTTLGTGDDEQIIDALHGNFRSNFLLHYNFPPYSVGEVGRVGSPGRREIGHGKLAWRALQAVLPAATDFPYTIRVVSEITESNGSSSMASVCGGSLSMMDAGVPLKSAVAGVAMGLVLEDDGEFAVLTDILGDEDHLGDMDFKVAGTEAGITSLQMDIKVQGITPEIMKKALAQAKQGRLHILGEMNKALSGAGEFSAHAPRIETMQIPTDKIREVIGSGGKVIREIVETSGAKVDINDDGIIKIASANGEAIQKAYDMIHSIVAEPEEGVVYKGKVVKLVDFGAFVNFFGKRDGLVHVSQIENRRLNHPSDVLKEGQEVFVKLLGFDDRGKVRLGMKMVDQETGEEIKKDDAE, translated from the coding sequence ATGTTCAAAGAAGTGAAAAAATCGATCCAGTGGGGCGAAGAAACCCTCACGCTCGAAACGGGCAAAGTGGCCCGTCAGGCTGATGGCACCGTCATCGCCACCCTTGGCGAAACCTCCGTGATGGCCAACGTCACCTTCGCCAAACAACAGAAAGAGGGCCAGGATTTCTTCCCCCTGACCGTCCACTACCAGGAAAAATACTACGCCGCCGGGAAAATCCCGGGCGGCTTCTTCAAGCGTGAAGCACGTCCGACCGAAAAAGAGACGCTGACTGCACGCCTGATCGACCGTCCGATCCGTCCGCTGTTCGTACCGGGCTTCAAAAACGAAGTTCTGGTGATGTGCACCGTGCTGTCCCACGACCTGGTCAACGACCCGGACGTTGTGGCCATGATCGCCGCCTCTGCTGCTCTGACCATTTCCGGCGCGCCCTTCATGGGTCCGATCGCTGGCTGTCGCGTGGGCTTCGAGGATGGCGAATACATCCTGAACCCTGAAGTCGACGACATGCAGGACCTGCGCAACAACCCCGATCAACGCCTTGATCTGGTTGTCGCAGGCACCAAAGATGCCGTCATGATGGTGGAATCGGAAGCCTATGAGCTGACCGAAGACGAAATGCTCGGCGCCGTAACCTTTGCCCATGAACAGATCCAGCCGGTGATCGACCTGATCATCGATCTGGCTGAAGAAAGCGCAAAAGAGCCGTTTGAATTCACCCCGCCGGATTACAGCGCCCTCTATGAGGTCGTGAAAGCCGCCGGTGAAGACAAGATGCGCAGCGCCTATGCCATCACCGACAAGCAAGAGCGCGTTGCCGCTGTGGCTGCCGCCAAGGAAGAGATCAAAGCCGGTCTGACCGAAGAGCAGCTTGAAGATGCCAACCTCGGTTCGGCTCTCAAAAAACTCGAATCCGCTGTCCTGCGCGGCACGGTCGTGAAAGAAGGCAAACGCATCGACGGTCGTGCCCTTGACGAAGTGCGCCCGATTGTTGCCGAAACCGGCCTTCTGCCCCGCACCCATGGTTCCGCCCTGTTCACCCGTGGCGAAACCCAGGGTCTCGTGGTCACCACGCTGGGCACCGGCGACGATGAACAGATCATCGACGCGCTGCATGGCAACTTCCGCTCCAACTTCCTGCTGCACTACAACTTCCCGCCCTACTCGGTCGGTGAAGTCGGTCGTGTCGGCTCTCCGGGGCGTCGCGAAATCGGCCACGGCAAACTGGCATGGCGCGCCCTTCAGGCCGTTCTGCCTGCTGCCACCGATTTCCCCTACACGATCCGCGTGGTCTCTGAGATCACCGAATCGAACGGTTCTTCTTCGATGGCTTCCGTCTGCGGCGGCTCCCTGTCGATGATGGACGCCGGTGTGCCGCTCAAATCCGCTGTGGCCGGCGTGGCCATGGGTCTGGTGCTGGAAGACGACGGCGAGTTTGCGGTTCTGACCGACATTCTCGGCGACGAAGACCACCTCGGCGACATGGACTTCAAAGTGGCCGGGACCGAAGCAGGGATCACCTCCCTGCAGATGGACATCAAAGTTCAGGGCATCACCCCCGAGATCATGAAGAAAGCCCTCGCACAGGCGAAACAAGGCCGTCTTCACATCCTCGGCGAGATGAACAAAGCGCTGTCCGGTGCCGGCGAATTCTCAGCCCACGCGCCGCGCATCGAAACCATGCAGATCCCGACTGACAAGATCCGTGAAGTGATCGGCTCCGGCGGTAAGGTCATCCGCGAAATCGTGGAAACCTCCGGTGCAAAAGTCGACATCAACGACGACGGCATCATCAAAATCGCCTCCGCCAACGGCGAAGCGATCCAGAAGGCCTACGACATGATCCATTCGATCGTGGCCGAGCCGGAAGAAGGTGTGGTCTACAAAGGCAAGGTTGTGAAGCTCGTCGATTTCGGCGCCTTCGTGAACTTCTTCGGCAAGCGCGACGGCCTTGTGCACGTCTCGCAGATCGAAAACCGCCGCCTGAACCACCCGTCGGATGTTCTGAAAGAAGGTCAGGAAGTCTTCGTGAAACTCCTCGGCTTCGACGACCGTGGCAAAGTCCGCCTCGGCATGAAAATGGTCGATCAGGAAACTGGCGAAGAGATCAAGAAAGACGACGCGGAATAA
- a CDS encoding peroxiredoxin: protein MALRINDIVPDLTVTTDQGEISLHDWIGDSWAVIFSHPKDFTPVCTTEFGAVAQLADEWTKRNTKVLGVSVDGVEEHKEWKGDIESFAGAKAGFPIVADTDLALSKAFDMLPAEAYLPDGRTPADTATVRSVFIISPDKKVQLMMTYPMSVGRNFAEILRALDGLQKTFGAPLATPANWTTGQDVIVALSLDDAAAEGKFGALDKKLPYLRFAKDPK, encoded by the coding sequence ATGGCACTGCGTATCAACGATATTGTTCCGGACTTGACCGTCACCACCGATCAGGGTGAGATTTCCCTGCATGACTGGATTGGCGACAGCTGGGCTGTGATTTTCTCGCACCCGAAAGATTTCACCCCGGTGTGCACCACCGAGTTCGGCGCTGTGGCTCAGCTCGCTGACGAATGGACTAAGCGCAACACCAAGGTGCTGGGCGTCTCCGTGGATGGGGTCGAAGAGCACAAGGAATGGAAAGGCGACATCGAAAGCTTCGCCGGTGCGAAAGCTGGCTTCCCGATTGTGGCCGACACCGATCTGGCGCTTTCCAAAGCCTTCGACATGCTTCCGGCAGAAGCCTATCTGCCCGATGGCCGCACGCCGGCGGACACCGCCACCGTGCGCTCGGTGTTTATCATCTCGCCGGACAAGAAAGTTCAGCTGATGATGACCTATCCGATGTCGGTGGGCCGGAACTTTGCGGAAATCCTGCGTGCGCTTGACGGCCTGCAGAAAACTTTTGGTGCGCCGCTGGCAACACCGGCCAACTGGACGACCGGTCAGGACGTCATCGTTGCGCTGTCGCTGGACGATGCTGCGGCAGAGGGAAAATTCGGTGCTCTCGACAAGAAGCTGCCTTACCTGCGCTTTGCCAAAGACCCGAAATAA
- a CDS encoding glycosyltransferase family 2 protein, translating into MGLSDWWRNTKYKRRVRAHLREIDSRAVTPKPHGLDAPLVVSLTSFPPRFPQLVHTLRCLLTQTVAPDAVVLWCAKADMAALTPDILALQAQGLTISACEDVKSYKKLVPALLEDADRYVATADDDLFYPANWLERLVETSRAHPRQVIAYRVHKILYQPDGTPQPYVNWPKNLDVAGVGPNLCATGVGGVLYPPRTLHPDVTRAERFMTLCPSADDIWFYWMARLNGTLVRHTGHKTRLVEWPGTQEVSLRATNVSTEAENGNDRAIAALIRVYGLPPHQPS; encoded by the coding sequence ATGGGACTGTCAGACTGGTGGCGCAACACCAAATACAAACGCCGGGTTCGGGCACATCTGCGCGAGATCGACAGTCGTGCAGTCACCCCAAAACCGCACGGGCTGGACGCCCCTCTGGTGGTGTCGCTCACCAGCTTTCCGCCACGGTTCCCGCAACTGGTTCACACATTGCGCTGTCTGCTGACCCAGACGGTTGCGCCCGACGCCGTGGTGTTGTGGTGCGCAAAAGCAGACATGGCGGCGCTCACACCCGACATTCTGGCGCTGCAGGCACAAGGGCTGACCATTTCGGCCTGTGAGGATGTGAAATCCTACAAGAAACTGGTTCCGGCACTGCTCGAAGATGCGGACCGTTATGTGGCGACCGCAGATGACGATCTGTTCTATCCTGCCAATTGGCTGGAAAGGCTGGTCGAGACGTCCCGAGCCCACCCCCGGCAGGTGATCGCGTACCGTGTCCACAAGATCCTCTATCAACCAGATGGCACCCCACAGCCCTATGTGAACTGGCCCAAAAACCTCGATGTCGCCGGGGTCGGGCCAAATCTCTGTGCCACGGGCGTTGGCGGGGTGCTCTACCCCCCGCGCACGCTGCATCCGGATGTGACCCGTGCCGAACGCTTCATGACCCTCTGTCCCAGCGCCGATGATATCTGGTTCTACTGGATGGCCCGGCTGAACGGCACATTGGTGCGCCATACCGGACACAAGACCCGTCTGGTCGAATGGCCCGGCACCCAAGAGGTCAGCCTGCGAGCCACCAACGTCAGCACAGAGGCTGAGAATGGCAATGATCGCGCCATCGCCGCGCTGATCCGTGTCTACGGCCTGCCGCCGCACCAACCCTCATAA